Within Paenibacillus albicereus, the genomic segment TGCCGTTCAAGGAGCCGGCACCCCAGGCCGCGGCCGTGAAGGCGACCTCCGTCTTGCTGCGCAGCAGGAGGATCGAGTTCAGGCTGGTCAAGATCGTCGAGATCGCGACGCCGACGATGATGAACCGGAAGCCTTGCGTGCCTTTTTTTAAAGCCAGGGCATAAATGAGCGCGGCCGTCGCCAGGCCGCCGATCAGCGCGCCGCCCGCGATGCCCGAGAACGACTTGGAGCCGACGAGCAGCATGGCGACGAGCGCTCCCGTGTAGGAGCCGGACGTCAATCCGATGATGTCCGGAGAACCGAGCGGATTGCGCGTCAGCGACTGGAAAATGGCTCCGCTCACGGCCAGTCCGGCGCCGAACACCGCTGCCGCCAGCACGCGCGGCAGCCTCCACTCGACGACGATCGTTCGGGCCAGCTTGGTGCCTTCCCCGCTCAGGGCGGCCAGAACCTCCGTCATGCTGAGGCGCAGGGAGCCCATCATCAGCCCGGCGACGGCAAGAATCAAGGTCGCGGCGACAACCAGGCCCGTCACGGCAAGGCTTCTCGCGTCGACTCGGAGCTGGATCCCTTTTTTGATGCGTATGTAGCGCCTGCCGAACGGAACGGGGGTCATCGCGGGCACTCCTCCAAACGTTGAAAATAGCCTTCGCTGACCGGCGTGGCTGTCGTCATGGCTGCCATCATGACCGCGCGCCAGCCGAGCGGCGACGGACAAGCAGGATCAGGATCGGCCCGCCGATGAAGCCCATGATGATGCCGACAGGAACCTCGGCCGGCGACAGGACGGTTCGCCCGATCATGTCGGCGACCAAGAGCAGCAGCGGAGCGACGACGAGCGAGTAGACGAAGATCCAAGGCTGGCTCGGACCGACGAACCAGCGGATACAGTGGGGAACCATCAGCCCGAGAAAGCCGATCGGACCCGCGATCGCGGTCGCGCCGCCCGCAAGCAGCGTGACCGCGACCAGGCCGATGCCGCGGACCAGCAGCACGTTCACGCCTAGCGAGGCCGCCCGATCCTCGCCGAAAGCGATCGCGTTGAGCGCAGGCGAGATCGCCAGCGCCAGCAGGGCGCCGACGAGCAGGATCGGCAGCACGGGCGCGACATCCGTCAGGCTCGTGCGGGCCAGCGTCCCCACGGTCCAGTTCAGCATGCGCTCGAACGCCTTGCTGTCCAGGATCGTCATGGCGGTCGTAAACCCGCTCAAGGCCGCGCCGATCGCGACGCCCGCAAGCGTCAGCTGAACGGGCGTCGGCGAGCTTCTGCCCCCGCCGCCTCCGATCACGTACACGATGACCGTCGCCGCGAACGCGCCGACAAGCGCGAAGCCGACGGATCCCGATACCGTGCCGATGGAAAAGAAGCCGACGCCTATAGCAACAGCAAAGGCTGCCCCTGCACTCACGCCAAGAATGCCGGGGTCAGCCAATGGATTTCTCGTCAACGCCTGGATAAGCGCTCCGGACAGTCCGAATGCAGGACCGACCGCGAGCGCGAGCAGCGTCCGAGGCAGCCGGGAATCCAGTATGACCCGGTGCTCGTAGGTGTCGCTGCTGGAAAGCAGCGCTTGCAGGACGGTATCGATGGACAGCCGCTTCGCTCCGACCATCAAGCTCAGGCACGCGGCAGCCGCAAGCAGGACGAGCGCGATGACGAGCCCCGCCATCCTTTTGGACCGCAAGGAACCGACAGGCCGAGCTTGATTTCGGTCAGGCTTGGACGGCTTGGCCAACGAGATCACCCTTTTACGATGGCTTTGACTTGGGCAGGCAGGTTCTCGATCGTCCACAGCAGCGACGGAACGGTGCCCGTGGAGAACGCGTTGGACGTGTCTTCATCGAGGATGAGGGATCTGCCGTCGACGACAGACGGGATTTTCTGGAACAGCTTGTTGTCCGTAATTTCCTTCGGATCGACCCAGATCGGCATGATGACCGTCGCGTCCGCATCCAGCAGGTCCAGCTTCTCGTCCGAGACTTTGACGTAGAAATTGCCTTCGGACATCTGCTCCACTTCTTCCTTGTTCTTGAATCCAAGCCGTTCCATGAAGTCGAGTCGGGCATCGCCCTTCACATAGGCGCCGAAGCCATCGGAGGAATACGCCCCGACGACGATGGACTTGCCGGCGAACTCCGGATGGTCCGCAGCCGCTTTGGCGAACGCGTCGTCGACTTGCTTGAGCAGCGCCGCGCCTTCTTCTTCCTTGCCGAGAGCTTCGGCGATCATGTTGACCTGCTCCTCCGTGGAGGTCAGATAGTTGTCGCCGTCTGCCGGCACGCCGACCGTCGTGGCGATTTCGGACAGGCGCTTGTAGCGCTCCTCGTCCCCGGAGCTCTTCACGTCCAGGATCAGGTCGGGATCGAGGGAAGCGATCTTCTCGTAATCGAGCTCCATCGTTCCGAGAATCGTAGGGGGTGTCGTGTAGGCGCCTTCCAGCCATGGGCCGACTCCGTCGCCGCCGAATGCGAGCCAGTCGCTTGCGCCGACCGGCTGGACGCCGAGGCTGAGCGCCGTCTCGGCATCGCCCCAGCCCAGCGCGACGATGCGTTTCGGTTCTTCCGTGAGGTTCACTTGACCGAATTTGGTATCGATGCTGGCGTTGAACGCTGCTTCCGCAGCAGGCGACGGACTGGTGTTGGCATTCGCTGCATTGGAGCTGTTCGCTCCGTTGTCGGCGTTGGACGAGCATCCCATCAGTCCGACTGCGATCGCAGCCGCGATGGACAGGCTACCTAGGCTTTTCTTCATTCCGGCTTTCTT encodes:
- a CDS encoding FecCD family ABC transporter permease: MTPVPFGRRYIRIKKGIQLRVDARSLAVTGLVVAATLILAVAGLMMGSLRLSMTEVLAALSGEGTKLARTIVVEWRLPRVLAAAVFGAGLAVSGAIFQSLTRNPLGSPDIIGLTSGSYTGALVAMLLVGSKSFSGIAGGALIGGLATAALIYALALKKGTQGFRFIIVGVAISTILTSLNSILLLRSKTEVAFTAAAWGAGSLNGITWAQAVPAMLIVGALLLAATTMIRPLRAMELGDDAAKAHGVPVERSRLLLILIAVLLTAAPTAVMGPVSFIALAAPQIALRLTRSGHGFAPAAAMGAFILLSADLAAQRIAPGILLPVGVVTLTIGGLYLVGVLFRQARSAL
- a CDS encoding FecCD family ABC transporter permease; translated protein: MAGLVIALVLLAAAACLSLMVGAKRLSIDTVLQALLSSSDTYEHRVILDSRLPRTLLALAVGPAFGLSGALIQALTRNPLADPGILGVSAGAAFAVAIGVGFFSIGTVSGSVGFALVGAFAATVIVYVIGGGGGRSSPTPVQLTLAGVAIGAALSGFTTAMTILDSKAFERMLNWTVGTLARTSLTDVAPVLPILLVGALLALAISPALNAIAFGEDRAASLGVNVLLVRGIGLVAVTLLAGGATAIAGPIGFLGLMVPHCIRWFVGPSQPWIFVYSLVVAPLLLLVADMIGRTVLSPAEVPVGIIMGFIGGPILILLVRRRSAGARS
- a CDS encoding iron-siderophore ABC transporter substrate-binding protein; the protein is MKKAGMKKSLGSLSIAAAIAVGLMGCSSNADNGANSSNAANANTSPSPAAEAAFNASIDTKFGQVNLTEEPKRIVALGWGDAETALSLGVQPVGASDWLAFGGDGVGPWLEGAYTTPPTILGTMELDYEKIASLDPDLILDVKSSGDEERYKRLSEIATTVGVPADGDNYLTSTEEQVNMIAEALGKEEEGAALLKQVDDAFAKAAADHPEFAGKSIVVGAYSSDGFGAYVKGDARLDFMERLGFKNKEEVEQMSEGNFYVKVSDEKLDLLDADATVIMPIWVDPKEITDNKLFQKIPSVVDGRSLILDEDTSNAFSTGTVPSLLWTIENLPAQVKAIVKG